In Paramisgurnus dabryanus chromosome 7, PD_genome_1.1, whole genome shotgun sequence, the following are encoded in one genomic region:
- the LOC135734373 gene encoding uncharacterized protein F54H12.2-like, with the protein MALLHSMSEECLKSELDLFTVPLTQMAIEKNTYIEIPPLSAISDSSPLEFFIAGTGEDYVDLNNTLLFLRLKITNPDGTDIADGAPVGLSNYPSCSIFGQVDVSLGDRLISQSTSTYPYRGIIECLTNYGKDALETLFSAALFYKDTAGHMDVTDPAGANRGLTKRAAFTNASNVVELLSPVHSDIFFQEKLMLNGVDIKVRMTRGKDEFCLMRSDATAYKLNILSASLFVKKVTVSPAVRLGHAQALLSTTAKYPIDRVCLKNFSLPAGSRVCNQENLFLGTLPKSIVVAMVDNDAFVGAYDKNPFAFKNYDLEFLSIYADGVQIPSKPLQPEFGSGSAVREFYQLALASGRHLKNQGLSIDREEFLHGYTLYAFNLTPDEECGQHISLIKSGNIRLEARFRQPLPRTVNLILYATFDSVIEISNRRQVLVDYY; encoded by the coding sequence ATGGCTTTACTACACAGCATGTCAGAAGAATGTTTAAAATCAGAGCTGGATCTGTTTACAGTACCGTTGACTCAGATGGCTATTgagaaaaatacatatatagaaATACCTCCATTATCAGCAATTTCAGACTCTTCACCTCTGGAATTTTTTATTGCCGGAACGGGGGAGGATTATGTGGATCTAAACAATACATTGTTATTTTTACGACTCAAAATCACAAATCCAGATGGCACAGATATTGCAGATGGTGCTCCTGTGGGACTTTCAAACTATCCAAGCTGTTCGATCTTTGGACAGGTTGATGTGTCGCTGGGGGACCGACTTATATCACAAAGTACTAGTACATACCCTTATCGGGGGATAATAGAATGTCTTACCAATTATGGGAAAGATGCTCTTGAAACACTCTTCAGCGCTGCTTTGTTTTACAAAGATACAGCGGGGCATATGGACGTGACGGATCCTGCGGGGGCAAACCGAGGGTTGACAAAGAGGGCAGCCTTCACCAACGCCAGTAATGTGGTCGAACTTCTCTCACCTGTTCACAGTGACATTTTCTTTCAAGAGAAACTGATGCTTAATGGGGTTGATATTAAAGTTCGTATGACCAGAGGAAAAGATGAATTTTGTTTGATGAGAAGCGACGCTACGGCCTACAAGCTAAACATCCTGTCAGCATCTTTATTTGTGAAAAAAGTGACAGTATCACCGGCTGTGAGATTGGGTCATGCACAAGCACTGCTTTCAACCACTGCCAAATACCCTATCGATAGAGTATGTCTGAAGAATTTCTCACTACCTGCAGGATCGCGTGTCTGCAATCAAGAAAACTTGTTCTTAGGAACTCTACCAAAATCTATCGTAGTAGCGATGGTTGATAATGATGCTTTTGTGGGGGCGTATGATAAAAACCcctttgcatttaaaaactaCGACCTTGAATTTTTATCCATTTATGCCGATGGCGTCCAGATTCCTTCAAAGCCATTACAACCTGAATTTGGAAGCGGTTCTGCAGTGAGGGAATTTTATCAGTTAGCCCTGGCCTCTGGAAGACATCTTAAAAATCAGGGACTATCTATTGATAGAGAAGAATTCCTACACGGCTATACACTCTACGCATTCAATCTAACTCCAGATGAGGAGTGCGGGCAGCACATTTCGCTTATTAAGAGTGGTAATATTAGACTGGAAGCCCGTTTTAGACAACCCCTCCCACGGACAGTAAATTTAATTTTATACGCTACTTTTGACAGTGTTATAGAAATATCAAATCGTCGGCAGGTCCTGGTTGACTACTATTAA